A DNA window from Candidatus Sulfidibacterium hydrothermale contains the following coding sequences:
- a CDS encoding endonuclease MutS2 yields MLHAGRIIDDKGEIKDTASEKLAAIRVKLSRKQRQVMQEVRKAFSQAKKSGWLPENAEITLRNGRAVIPVKAADKRALKGIIIDESATGQTVFIEPLNSFEVSNEILELESEERREIIAILTRFSDRLRPYIDSLIKSYRVLGLFDFIRAKALFSKKIEASLPMLTHERHLYLKKAVHPLLFLAHKDSGKTVVPLDMELTKENRLLLISGPNAGGKSVCLMTVGLLQYMLQCGLPVPVSPDSKFPVFENIFIDIGDEQSLENDLSTYSSHLLNMKYFLQHANSRSLVLIDEFGTGTEPQLGSAIAEAVLEQLVHKQTFGVLTTHYTSLKLAADRLDGAQNGAMLFDVEALKPLYRLKTGKPGSSFAFEIARKIGFPQDVLNRARKKSGGKHLRFDTQLQQLEADKINLSQKEKELAEADVTLSQQIEKYRHLTEQLEKEKKQILQQAKEEALEIVRQSNRMIENTIRQIREVQAEKETTQKLRKQLEKHKSQLEKSLTASPKTKYKKENSRKSKNRKEQPEKVEILPDRPLRPGDFVLVKDSNTVGEVVSVEGKDCYVNVNNIRLKIARDKLQRTDKKPVTKSPKVSHSGVMREINQKAAHFELTLDLRGKRADEAMALLTRYIDDALLLGIKEVSILHGKGYGILREIIREYLQSVKEIERFGDAPVELGGAGITRVFFK; encoded by the coding sequence TTGCTGCATGCCGGCCGTATTATTGATGACAAGGGGGAAATAAAAGATACTGCTTCTGAAAAACTGGCTGCTATCCGGGTGAAACTGTCACGCAAGCAACGGCAGGTGATGCAGGAAGTACGCAAGGCTTTTTCACAGGCAAAGAAGTCGGGATGGCTTCCCGAAAATGCCGAAATCACGCTGCGCAACGGACGGGCGGTGATTCCTGTTAAAGCGGCGGATAAAAGGGCATTGAAAGGAATTATTATTGATGAGTCGGCCACCGGACAAACGGTTTTTATTGAGCCGTTAAACAGCTTCGAAGTCTCTAACGAGATTCTGGAACTTGAAAGTGAAGAACGCCGGGAGATCATTGCCATACTGACCCGTTTCAGCGACCGGCTGCGGCCGTATATCGATTCGCTGATAAAGTCATACCGGGTGTTGGGACTTTTTGATTTTATTCGTGCCAAGGCATTGTTCTCGAAAAAAATCGAGGCTTCTTTGCCCATGTTGACTCATGAACGTCATCTTTATCTGAAAAAAGCAGTTCATCCTTTGCTGTTTCTTGCTCATAAAGATTCGGGAAAAACAGTGGTACCTCTTGATATGGAACTTACCAAAGAAAATCGCTTGTTGTTGATTTCCGGACCCAATGCAGGGGGGAAATCGGTTTGTTTGATGACGGTGGGATTATTACAATACATGTTGCAATGTGGGTTGCCGGTTCCGGTTTCGCCTGACAGTAAGTTTCCTGTTTTTGAAAATATTTTCATAGACATAGGAGACGAACAGTCGCTGGAGAATGACCTGAGTACTTACAGCTCGCATCTGCTGAACATGAAATATTTTTTACAGCATGCCAACAGCCGGAGCCTGGTTTTAATTGACGAATTTGGTACGGGTACCGAACCGCAACTGGGATCTGCTATTGCTGAAGCCGTTTTGGAGCAGTTGGTGCATAAACAGACTTTTGGTGTGCTCACAACGCATTACACCAGCCTGAAATTGGCTGCCGACCGGCTTGATGGCGCACAAAACGGAGCCATGCTTTTTGATGTGGAAGCTTTAAAACCGTTGTATCGGTTGAAAACGGGGAAGCCGGGCAGCTCTTTTGCCTTTGAGATAGCACGGAAAATAGGATTTCCGCAGGATGTGCTGAATCGTGCCCGCAAAAAAAGTGGCGGAAAGCACTTGCGTTTTGATACCCAGCTTCAACAACTTGAAGCGGATAAAATTAATCTTTCGCAAAAAGAAAAAGAACTTGCTGAAGCCGATGTCACACTTTCGCAACAGATTGAAAAATACCGGCATTTGACCGAACAACTCGAAAAAGAAAAAAAACAGATTCTTCAGCAGGCAAAAGAAGAAGCATTGGAAATTGTCCGGCAGTCGAACCGTATGATCGAAAATACCATCCGGCAAATCAGGGAAGTACAGGCTGAAAAGGAAACCACACAAAAATTGCGTAAGCAACTCGAAAAACATAAAAGTCAATTAGAGAAATCATTAACAGCTTCACCCAAAACAAAGTATAAAAAAGAGAATTCCCGTAAATCGAAAAACAGGAAAGAGCAGCCGGAAAAAGTGGAAATTTTACCGGATAGACCTTTGCGTCCGGGCGATTTTGTTTTGGTAAAAGACAGCAATACTGTAGGCGAAGTGGTTTCCGTTGAAGGTAAAGACTGTTATGTCAATGTCAATAATATCCGTCTGAAGATTGCCCGGGACAAATTGCAGAGAACAGATAAAAAGCCGGTAACAAAATCACCAAAAGTCAGTCATTCGGGTGTAATGCGTGAGATCAATCAAAAAGCCGCTCACTTTGAACTGACGCTTGATCTGCGTGGCAAACGGGCTGATGAGGCTATGGCGCTTTTGACCCGTTATATCGATGATGCCCTGCTACTCGGTATAAAAGAAGTAAGTATCTTACATGGAAAAGGTTATGGTATTCTGCGGGAGATTATCCGCGAATATTTGCAGTCGGTGAAAGAAATTGAACGTTTTGGGGATGCTCCGGTGGAATTGGGAGGGGCAGGAATAACCCGGGTTTTTTTCAAATAA